Proteins from a genomic interval of Yarrowia lipolytica chromosome 1E, complete sequence:
- a CDS encoding uncharacterized protein (Compare to YALI0E22220g, similar to uniprot|P54837 Saccharomyces cerevisiae YML012w ERV25 component of the COPII-coated vesicles 25 Kda): MKSIVSVLTLLLLINAVAALRFVLPAKDKNELPFCVRDFVKNGELVVVTVESPKYADGQQLSVVVRDAHGNEYTRIKNVLGREITTFSSHQDTALDVCFHNVANSHQDLGKTKEIDLSVAIGANARDWEQIQASEKLKPAEVQLRKIEEIVDEVDKEMNYLKMREIRLRDTNESTNRRVKFFSVGITLALIALGVWQIIYLRSYFRSKHII, encoded by the coding sequence ATGAAATCCATCGTGAGCGTGCtgaccctgctgctcctcaTCAACGCCGTGGCCGCCCTGCGGTTTGTGCTGCctgccaaggacaagaacgagcTGCCCTTTTGTGTGCGAGACTTTGTCAAGAACGGCGAGCTCGTTGTCGTCACTGTCGAGTCTCCCAAGTACGCTGACGGCCAGCAGCTGAGCGTGGTCGTTCGAGACGCACATGGAAACGAGTACACCCGAATCAAGAATGTTCTGGGCCGAGAGATCACCACCTTTAGCTCTCATCAGGACACTGCTCTGGACGTGTGCTTCCACAACGTGGCCAACTCGCACCAGGATCTCGGaaagaccaaggagattgatctGTCGGTCGCCATTGGAGCCAACGCCCGAGACTGGGAGCAGATCCAGGCCTCCGAAAAGCTCAAGCCCGCAGAGGTGCAGCTGCGAAAGATCGAGGAGATCGTCGATGAGGTGGACAAGGAAATGAACTACCTCAAGATGCGAGAGATCAGGCTGCGAGACACCAACGAGTCCACTAACCGACGAGTCAAGTTCTTCTCCGTCGGCATCACCTTGGCTCTCATTGCTCTCGGCGTCTGGCAGATCATCTACCTCAGATCTTACTTCCGATCCAAGCATATCATTTAA
- a CDS encoding uncharacterized protein (Compare to YALI0E22242g, no similarity) → MDWTKSFTISSAKPGRPVRLSGVEKTALQAAFDEHAEDGVISAFDVPLVIMDLGWSVEEFSGTDNLDECVNILKPHFLNDVITFDDFSDGFSRMITRQVLDPGFVSEGEGSGDDQGGFLAEEIADIEDDASSEGGGGFVASDEDEGGGFVASEEEGDEGGGFFVASDGGTGGIIEPIEEKPKKKKRKKNNVFVEDVPLAFSWFTKSDTINTADLRRIAKLVKDNASEKDFKDMMEVAGAVGGKIDIQAFEGLLKKL, encoded by the coding sequence ATGGACTGGACCAAGTCATTCACCATCAGCAGTGCCAAGCCTGGGCGACCGGTGCGATTGTCGGGAGTGGAGAAAACGGCTTTACAGGCGGCGTTCGACGAACATGCAGAAGACGGAGTCATATCGGCGTTTGATGTGCCACTCGTGATAATGGACCTGGGTTggtctgtggaggagtttTCGGGCACGGACAACCTTGACGAATGCGTGAATATACTCAAACCGCATTTTCTCAACGATGTGATCACCTTCGACGACTTCAGTGACGGCTTTTCACGCATGATCACGCGCCAGGTGCTGGATCCGGGGTTTGTGTCTGAAGGAGAGGGCTCAGGGGACGACCAGGGAGGGTTTCTCGCGGAGGAAATCGCTGACATTGAAGACGACGCATCGAGTGAAGGCGGCGGAGGTTTTGTGGCCAGtgacgaagacgagggAGGTGGGTTTGTGGCCAGTGAAGAAGAGGGcgatgaaggaggagggttCTTTGTTGCCAGTGATGGAGGGACAGGTGGAATAATTGAGCCGATTGAAGAGAAAccgaaaaagaagaagaggaagaagaacaaTGTTTTTGTAGAAGATGTGCCTCTGGCGTTCTCATGGTTCACAAAGTCAGACACGATTAACACTGCTGATCTACGACGAATAGCCAAGTTGGTGAAAGATAACGCCAGTGAGAAGGATTTCAAAGAcatgatggaggtggcTGGAGCTGTCGGCGGCAAGATTGATATTCAAGCATTTGAGGGGTTACTGAAGAAGCTCTAA
- a CDS encoding uncharacterized protein (Compare to YALI0E22264g, weakly similar to wi|NCU07888.1 Neurospora crassa NCU07888.1 predicted protein) yields the protein MSFIAKHYGKKYVTSHLNGAIKTNLEPAHPYHYYEEIPPPPGANEKVKPKKKKIKRTLPQGLQKKDEKVLKSFLSWSYQLDWIFDMCGFGVGWATLIGLVPVVGDLFVFYLGYRLVQKAKKQLTEGLPPALEAQMILNLAIGCGIGFIPLVGDVANAVFKCTTRNANLMETHLRQQVGAPATPMQDPPSNSTVVGSHGK from the coding sequence atgTCGTTCATTGCCAAACACTATGGAAAGAAGTACGTCACGTCGCACCTCAACGGCGCAATCAAGACCAACCTCGAACCTGCTCACCCCTACCACTACTACGAGGAAatccctcctcctcctggagcCAACGAGAAagtcaagcccaagaagaagaagatcaagcGAACTCTGCCCCAGGGtctgcagaagaaggatgaaAAGGTGCTCAAGTCGTTCCTCAGTTGGTCGTACCAGCTGGATTGGATCTTTGACATGTGTGGCTTTGGAGTAGGATGGGCCACCCTCATTGGTCTGGTTCCAGTCGTGGGAGACCTCTTCGTCTTCTACCTGGGATACAGACTGGTgcagaaggccaagaagcagctgaCTGAAGGTTTGCCCCCAGCTCTGGAGGCTCAGATGATTCTCAACCTCGCTATCGGATGTGGTATTGGATTCATTCCCCTGGTTGGAGACGTGGCAAACGCCGTGTTCAAATGTACAACGAGAAACGCCAATCTGATGGAAACGCACCTGAGACAGCAAGTGGGGGCCCCAGCGACTCCAATGCAAGACCCGCCGTCCAATTCGACCGTGGTCGGGTCTCACGGCaagtga
- a CDS encoding uncharacterized protein (Compare to YALI0E22286g, highly similar to uniprot|P78977 Yarrowia lipolytica Cell wall protein precursor YlCWP1 (strain cx39- 74a)) — MKYSAVLLASVASAAAVYPNSTLSESGPLTTVVSTVDVQSTVTVTDTDCDEGVECHPVTTTITDCEEECVTPAPTATTVTVTVCEEEVCKTVVTVTDCPVETETATVTVCETETVTVCDEDICHTKTVTLSTEVTLTPTPAPQTTTPAVEPKPTPEVPEVKPEPTPEVPEVKPEPTPAPPAPKPEPEVPEVKPEPTPEVPEVKPEPTPAPPASKPEPEVPEVKPEPTPAPPAPKPEPVPEPTPEVPQVQPEPSTPEQANAATNLKASVFALGAVAVAALL; from the coding sequence ATGAAGTACTCCGCCGTTCTCCTTGCCTCCGTCGCCTCTGCCGCCGCTGTCTACCCCAACTCCACTCTCTCCGAGTCTGGTCCCCTGACTACCGTCGTCTCCACCGTCGACGTCCAGTCCACCGTCACCGTTACTGACACTGACTGCGACGAGGGTGTTGAGTGCCACCccgtcaccaccaccatcaccgactGTGAGGAGGAGTGTGTCACCCCCGCCCCCACTGccaccaccgtcaccgtcaccgtctgtgaggaggaggtctgCAAGACCGTTGTCACCGTCACCGACTGCCCCGTCGAGACCGAGACCGCCACCGTCACCGTGTGCGAGACCGAGACCGTCACCGTCTGTGATGAGGACATCTGCCACACCAAGACTGTCACCCTCTCCACCGAGGTCACCCTGACCCCCACCCCCGCTCCTCAGACCACCACCCCCGCTGTCGAGCCCAAGCCTACCCCTGAGGTCCCTGAGGTCAAGCCCGAGCCTACCCCCGAGGTCCCCGAGGTCAAGCCCGAGCCTACCCCCGCTCCCCCTgcccccaagcccgagcctGAGGTCCCCGAGGTCAAGCCCGAGCCTACCCCTGAGGTCCCCGAGGTCAAGCCTGAGCCTACCCCCGCCCCCCCTGcctccaagcccgagcCTGAGGTCCCTGAGGTCAAGCCCGAGCCTACCCCCGCTCCCCCTgcccccaagcccgagcccGTCCCTGAGCCTACCCCCGAGGTCCCCCAGGTCCAGCCCGAGCCTTCCACCCCTGAGCAGGCCAACGCTGccaccaacctcaaggcTTCTGTCTTTGCTCTCGGTGCCGTCGCCGTCGCTGCTCTTCTCTAA
- a CDS encoding uncharacterized protein (Compare to YALI0E22330g, no similarity), whose protein sequence is MEYRHLELASHLFDSCIFDEALSVLETGLLRTPVELPTSKETAILMTLAAYPLSHLGGETVKTMTYNSVHRGTRDCQKTPGARATALLRRLLEFSKGSGPAQERMKLVLRSSLIDHIEEEGEQSNTTSTQAKETRTSTLEHKGWDDVAQVPVDRSKHEGMDSNLLRDMVPHNENLKKLSDHLRPLLSYTRTSLWLSLWTVYGYYLACSGSPSAPHLSAWATVRPLLHVIQDIVEADPFILLSFYDSHGSMSEICNRILPGKGRPITPLFIGDVDFGPNFDPETIDHLREVAFVESMVIREKWVEILRSNVEFFGAEPKAEWYLLDRFTTFTATHHQVIPQVYPCVYLPDYYTVFIFHKYIKRCTQRAGHVVNAGQFLERVSKGEEKELYDDAMDLLEVALSDSPDRGLLEGGASKIYSPVLYAFYGHAQLWVKLALQIGSDTFSPKDVLEYLRKGRTTRFQVLSSYNEKNEKAPVLCKQEEDVLTAIVKAKLILNKYL, encoded by the coding sequence ATGGAATATCGACATCTGGAACTCGCCAGCCATCTGTTTGACTCATGCATCTTTGACGAGGCTCTCAGCGTGCTCGAGACGGGTCTGCTCCGAACCCCCGTCGAGCTGCCAACGTCCAAAGAAACAGCCATTCTCATGACTCTCGCGGCGTATCCTCTCTCGCACCTAGGAGGGGAGACCGTCAAGACTATGACGTACAACAGCGTTCATCGGGGAACACGCGACTGTCAGAAGACGCCTGGAGCACGCGCCACCGCCCTTCTGAGACGCTTGCTGGAGTTCTCCAAGGGATCGGGACCAGCCCAAGAACGCATGAAACTTGTGCTACGATCATCTCTCATTGACCATATCGAAGAGGAGGGCGAGCAATCGAACACTACGTCAACACAAGCGAAGGAAACTCGGACAAGCACATTGGAGCATAAAGGTTGGGACGATGTGGCACAGGTACCTGTCGATCGTTCAAAACACGAAGGAATGGATTCGAATCTGCTGAGAGACATGGTGCCTCACAATGAAAATCTGAAGAAACTCTCTGATCATCTACGTCCATTGTTGTCGTACACAAGAACCTCTTTGTGGTTATCGCTGTGGACAGTCTATGGGTACTACTTGGCATGCAGTGGGTCCCCCAGTGCGCCACATCTGAGTGCCTGGGCAACCGTTCGACCTCTCTTGCATGTGATCCAGGACATTGTCGAGGCTGACCCTTTCATTTTGCTCAGTTTCTACGATTCCCACGGCAGCATGTCCGAAATCTGCAACCGAATCCTACCAGGCAAGGGACGACCCATCACTCCTCTGTTCATTGGAGATGTAGATTTCGGTCCCAATTTCGATCCCGAGACAATTGACCATCTTAGGGAGGTTGCATTTGTGGAGAGTATGGTCATACGAGAAAAATGGGTCGAAATTCTGCGGAGTAACGTCGAATTTTTTGGCGCAGAGCCGAAGGCTGAGTGGTACCTGCTCGACAGATTCACTACCTTTACTGCTACTCATCATCAGGTGATTCCCCAGGTCTACCCCTGTGTCTACCTACCAGATTACTACACTGTCTTCATTTTTCATAAGTACATCAAACGGTGCACTCAACGGGCAGGACATGTCGTCAATGCTGGGCAGTTTTTGGAACGAGTTTCTAAaggagaggagaaggagttgtACGATGATGCTATGGATTTACTAGAGGTGGCGTTAAGTGACAGCCCTGATCGTGGCTTGttggaaggaggagcttcAAAGATTTACTCTCCAGTGCTTTACGCCTTTTATGGTCATGCTCAATTGTGGGTGAAATTGGCCCTTCAGATCGGTTCTGACACTTTTTCGCCAAAAGATGTCCTGGAGTATCTTCGGAAGGGGAGGACGACGCGTTTCCAGGTGTTGTCCTCGTACAACGAGAAGAATGAAAAGGCGCCAGTTCTTTGtaagcaggaggaggatgttCTTACTGCCATTGTCAAAGCCAAGTTGATCCTCAATAAGTATTTGTGA
- a CDS encoding 60S ribosomal protein uL18 (Compare to YALI0E22352g, highly similar to uniprot|P26321 Saccharomyces cerevisiae YPL131w RPL1 60S large subunit ribosomal protein L5.e, similar to Saccharomyces cerevisiae RPL5 (YPL131W); ancestral locus Anc_8.639), whose protein sequence is MTFPFWENSHRLGNSQGLFFIMVKNPVSSHQSSSTMSFNKIVKTSAYHSRFQTPFRRRREGKTDYYARKRLVTQHKAKYNTPKYRLVVRFTNKDIIAQIVSSQLKGDIVFTAAYAHELPRYGVKHGLTNWAAAYAVGLLVARRALKKLGLDETYKGVEEVEGEFELTEAVEDGPRPFKVFLDVGMTRTTTGAKCFGVLKGASDGGLYVPHSASRFPGWDIESEELDSETLRKYIFAGHVSEYMEELADDDEERFRQIFQSYLDDEVDADSVEEILQAAHEQIRADPDHKPTAKKTKAEYAAESKKYKQKKLTKAERDARVQAKIQEIRAQQ, encoded by the coding sequence ATGACTTTTCCCTTTTGGGAAAACAGTCACAGGCTTGGAAACTCCCAAGGTCTATTTTTTATAATGGTGAAAAATCCCGTCTCATCTCATCAGTCTTCATCAACAATGTCGTTCAacaagattgtcaagaCCTCTGCCTACCACTCTCGGTTCCAGACCCCCTTCCgtcgacgacgagaaggtAAGACCGACTACTATGCTCGAAAGCGACTCGTGACCCAGCacaaggccaagtacaACACCCCCAAGTACCGACTTGTTGTGCGATtcaccaacaaggacatCATCGCCCAGATTGTCTCTTCCCAGCTCAAGGGTGACATTGTTTTCACTGCCGCCTACGCTCACGAGCTTCCCCGATACGGTGTCAAGCACGGTCTTACCAACTGGGCCGCTGCCTACGCCGtcggtcttcttgttgctCGACgagctctcaagaagctcggCCTCGACGAGACCTACAAGGGagttgaggaggttgagggtGAGTTTGAGCTCACCGAGGCCGTTGAGGACGGTCCTCGACCCTTCAAGGTCTTCCTTGATGTCGGTATGACCCGAACCACCACCGGTGCCAAGTGCTTCGGTGTTCTCAAGGGTGCTTCCGATGGTGGACTTTACGTCCCCCACTCCGCTTCTCGATTCCCCGGTTGGGATATCGAGTCCGAGGAGCTCGACTCCGAGACCCTGCGAAAGTACATCTTCGCTGGCCACGTTTCCGAGTACATGGAGGAGCTTGccgatgatgatgaggagcGATTCCGACAGATCTTCCAGTCTTACCTCGACGACGAGGTTGACGCTGACTCCGTCGAGGAGATCCTCCAGGCTGCCCACGAGCAGATCCGAGCTGACCCCGACCACAAGCCTaccgccaagaagaccaaggccgagtACGCTGctgagtccaagaagtacaagcagaagaagctcaccaaggccgagcgaGACGCCCGTGTCCAGGccaagatccaggagaTCCGTGCTCAGCAGTAA
- a CDS encoding uncharacterized protein (Compare to YALI0E22374g, weakly similar to uniprot|Q12303 Saccharomyces cerevisiae YLR121c YPS3 GPI-anchored aspartyl protease 3 (yapsin 3)) — MKSLLLSLLAVPATAQLLLDLQGHDTTDPRHQSQNHLTKRKTVEQDLVQKFAYYEATVSVGTPGQQIKLLLDTGSSDMWVLGQNVNCGGGGIFSQGIDCTQSGVFDTSKSSTYHKNESIPFDIKYSDGSESKGFYGTDNLGLGGTTLNDFTFAVADSASDGQAVLGIGPIENEQSLYTDNPVAYANLPLALMMDGVTKSSAFSLWLNDKDALKGSILFGGYDRAKVDGDLFTVPIVNLNPGGQGRSREYNVGLDSITVGGKSVGSSTPALLDSGTTLCNLPQEMVDAILAQFSGVSNSLRAGYYTKCSNVPQGSIDFVFSGNKLTVELADLMKPLENPDGSKITTDGEQACGILVTSNTDSHSISDSVVLGASFLRSAYVVYDRDAQKIMMGKAKYGVSSSDIVELKDGSSEGVASAESSAESAAATASSSAGASSGASSSGASSAGASSDSSASASASASASASASASATATSEGDSGQGVSTMAVVVRPSDTRLSAYITNIVVTPSATPALSTVSVVVRPSDTRLSAYITEIVVTPTAVPFSTVVSTTAIESTEIVTVTSCSDGKCEHAKSTVYKIVDATVTQTIWSCEGDESATWAPAPTPEPQNTQVQNTPAYQAPSAPPVFLPVWGTQSDGETVTHTETAFFNPQTYTGPPAQPTGASGGNGGNNGGNNGGNNGGNNGGNGGNDNNGGSSSHSSGITQANGASSISPMISLVVLLLSFLIWA; from the coding sequence ATGAAATCTCTATtgctgtcgctgctggcGGTCCCGGCCACCGCCCAGCTACTGCTCGACCTCCAGGGCCACGATACCACCGACCCCCGGCACCAGTCACAAAACCACCTGACCAAGCGAAAAACCGTGGAGCAGGACCTGGTCCAGAAGTTTGCCTACTACGAGGCCACCGTGTCTGTGGGCACGCCCGGCCAGCAaatcaagctgctgctcgacaCCGGCTCGTCCGACATGTGGGTGCTAGGACAGAACGTCAActgcggaggaggaggaatcTTCAGCCAGGGCATTGACTGCACCCAGAGCGGCGTTTTCGACACGAGCAAATCGTCCACATACCACAAAAACGAGTCCATCCCCTTCGACATCAAGTACAGCGATGGctccgagtccaagggTTTCTACGGAACCGACAACCTCGGACTAGGTGGAACCACCCTCAACGACTTCACTTTTGCCGTTGCCGACTCGGCGTCCGACGGACAGGCCGTGCTGGGAATCGGCCCCATTGAGAACGAGCAGTCTCTGTACACCGACAACCCCGTAGCCTACGCCAACTTGCCACTGGCGCTGATGATGGATGGCGTTACCAAGTCGTCGGCCTTCTCCCTCTGgctcaacgacaaggacgcCCTCAAGGGCTCGATTCTGTTTGGAGGCTACGACCGGGCCAAGGTGGACGGCGACCTCTTCACCGTGCCCATCGTCAACCTCAACCCCGGAGGACAGGGCCGGTCCCGAGAGTACAACGTGGGTCTGGACAGCATCACCGTGGGCGGCAAGTCCGTCGGCTCCTCCACTCCCGCTCTGCTCGACTCGGGAACCACCCTGTGCAACCTGCCCCAGGAAATGGTCGACGCCATTCTCGCCCAGTTCTCCGGCGTGTCCAACTCCCTGCGAGCCGGCTACTACACAAAGTGCTCCAACGTGCCCCAGGGCTCCATTGACTTTGTCTTCTCTGGCAACAAGCTGACCGTCGAGCTGGCCGACCTCATGAAGCCTCTTGAGAACCCCGACGGCTCTAAAATCACCACCGACGGCGAGCAGGCCTGCGGCATTCTCGtcacctccaacaccgACTCGCATTCCATTTCCGACTCGGTCGTCCTCGGTGCCTCGTTCCTGCGGTCTGCCTACGTAGTCTACGACCGTGACGCTCAGAAGATTATGATGGGCAAGGCTAAGTACGGAGtgtccagcagcgacaTTGTCGAGCTTAAGGACGGCTCCAGCGAGGGAGTTGCCTCTGCCGAGTCCTCTGCTGAGTCCGCggctgccactgcctcgtcttctgctggtgcttcttctggtgcttcttcttctggtgcttcttctgctggtgcttcttctgATTCTTCTGcgtctgcttctgcttctgcgtctgcttctgcttctgcgTCTGCGTCTGCAACTGCCACTTCCGAGGGCGactctggccaaggagttTCCACCATGGCTGTTGTTGTGCGACCCAGTGACACCCGACTGTCCGCttacatcaccaacattgTCGTCACCCCCTCAGCCACCCCTGCCCTCTCCACCGTGTCTGTGGTTGTGCGACCCAGTGATACCCGATTGTCCGCCTACATCACCGAGATTGTCGTCACCCCCACGGCCGTTCCCTTCTCCACCGTGGTTTCAACCACCGCCATCGAGTCCACCGAGATTGTCACCGTCACCTCCTGCTCCGACGGCAAGTGCGAGCACGCCAAGTCCACTGTCTACAAGATTGTGGACGCAACCGTAACCCAGACCATCTGGTCTTGCGAAGGTGACGAGTCCGCAACCTGGGCTCCTGCCCCCACTCCCGAGCCCCAGAACACCCAGGTGCAGAACACCCCCGCCTACCAGGCTCCCTCTGCTCCCCCGGTCTTCCTGCCCGTCTGGGGAACACAGTCCGACGGAGAGACCGTCACCCACACCGAAACAGCCTTCTTCAACCCCCAGACTTACACTGGTCCTCCTGCTCAGCCTACTGGCGCCAGCGGCGGCAACGGTGGTAACAATGGCGGTAACAACGGCGGAAACAATGGCGGTAACAACGGCGGCAACGGAGGAAACGACAACAATGGcggttcttcttctcacTCGTCTGGTATCACCCAGGCTAACGGCGCCTCCTCCATTTCTCCCATGATCTCTCTGGTCGTGCTGCTTTTGTCTTTCCTCATCTGGGCCTAA
- a CDS encoding uncharacterized protein (Compare to YALI0E22396g, highly similar to uniprot|Q6C166 Yarrowia lipolytica YALI0F18832g), which produces MVSTRIITVAALASAALAAPAPAPASNELVGRQLWNGIEDIDADVETVLSLVSGTVNVLIKPPGDRPTEIQVLTTTFNSLNAGVDKLLADLGKIPLVGSLVTIIAKIAANPVIHGLLLVVEDLVTLLVGGLVDYLVVPLVQAVDGLLKSVSDLLQLLGGLPGLTDLAALTGATDSVKSLLSAHPVSA; this is translated from the coding sequence ATGGTCTCCACTCGAATCATCACTGTTGCCGCCCTGGCCTCCGCTGCTCTTGCTGCTCCGGCTCCCGCTCCTGCTTCCAACGAGCTCGTTGGTCGACAGCTCTGGAACGGAATTGAGGACATCGATGCCGACGTTGAGACTGTTCTCTCTCTCGTCTCTGGAACCGTCAACGTTCTCATCAAGCCTCCTGGAGACCGACCCACCGAGATCCAGGTCCtgaccaccaccttcaacTCTCTCAATGCTGGTGTTgacaagctgctggctGACCTTGGCAAGATTCCTCTTGTTGGCTCTCTTGTCACCATCATTGCCAAGATTGCCGCCAACCCCGTCATTCacggcctcctcctggttGTCGAGGACCTGGTGACTCTGCTTGTCGGTGGTCTTGTCGACTACCTCGTTGTTCCTCTTGTCCAGGCCGTTGATGGTCTTCTGAAGAGCGTCTCCgaccttctccagctccttggcggtCTTCCCGGCCTCACCGACCTCGCTGCTCTTACCGGCGCTACCGACTCTGTCAAgtctcttctttctgccCACCCCGTCTCTGCCTAA
- a CDS encoding uncharacterized protein (Compare to YALI0E22418g, no similarity) has product MMDGPGVQRTSSRYRSKSRSRSASGNTNTNTSTQNHNPFTQSPLASPTIPDFDWGQTIQQQHLQQLQQAQSQAPLQPPFDGGFPGNSAHSSPQNGFLNSVPNGFPNSPQNGFLNSPQNGFLNSPYGSPMVNGVPTNGNGKGHPNGTSSPSRNPFLSSPSAAPQVDLGRTRSRYRKQASPNVNMVGALPPIPALQKKPSIQGLQHKPSLPGLQHKSSRSRLKVNTDWSDSDSDTPKSAGSGSRVIAPSTAMATRDSLKVQVEYMSEEPRLMTIKNTATVDYLLQLCQVKWSTESLGGSLVYEVWGEGMIREMRPEEELKKTVDSWPRNAQNCIKVVDKSLTPRLPASQGPVETEVMSKVQYYRDLSSWKSVYLYMSANLGLILSKKESDAKLGYMESAKNYNKEGQTSSSVPNLKFKHKDARIIGLSNFKIYHYTENKKKSVKPPKQFTLVLKSLQNLEFFENRLDSIFVISTNDVSLVHSIIRIVNIASRPVNPIMPREDEPLSHLQNRLAPRMAAPNTMFNKNSLLDNARLKSTRSNTRSPTMSPNLSPNISPQQSPWDERTFNSGGLLSEQKFPREKIFKQTNHINPLAKDKDIIKQDSLLGRAMTMKRV; this is encoded by the coding sequence ATGATGGATGGACCCGGAGTACAGCGAACGTCGTCGCGTTACAGATCCAAGTCGAGATCGAGAAGCGCGTCGGgcaacacaaacacaaacacaagcaCCCAAAACCACAATCCCTTCACCCAAAGCCCTCTGGCTTCCCCCACAATTCCAGACTTTGACTGGGGCCAGACGatccaacagcagcatctgcagcagcttcagcaAGCTCAGTCGCAGGCGCCGTTGCAACCTCCTTTTGACGGCGGCTTCCCAGGCAACAGTGCCCATTCCAGTCCTCAGAATGGCTTCTTGAACAGTGTGCCTAATGGGTTTCCAAACAGCCCTCAGAATGGCTTCTTGAATAGCCCCCAAAACGGCTTCTTGAATAGCCCCTACGGGTCTCCTATGGTTAATGGTGTGCCTACGAATGGGAATGGAAAAGGTCACCCCAATGgcacttcttctccatctaGAAACCCGTTCCTGTCCTCTCCGTCTGCCGCCCCCCAGGTCGATCTTGGCCGAACCCGATCCAGATATAGGAAGCAGGCAAGTCCGAATGTGAACATGGTCGGCGCCCTACCTCCAATTCCTGCTCTTCAGAAGAAACCCAGTATTCAGGGTCTGCAACATAAACCCAGCTTACCGGGTCTGCAGCACAAGTCCAGTCGTTCTCGACTCAAGGTGAACACTGACTGGTCCGATTCAGACTCAGATACTCCCAAGAGTGCCGGATCCGGATCACGTGTGATTGCCCCCAGTACTGCCATGGCCACGCGAGACTCGCTCAAGGTCCAGGTCGAATACATGTCTGAAGAGCCTCGCCTGATGACTATCAAGAACACAGCTACGGTGGACTACCTGCTACAGCTCTGCCAGGTAAAGTGGAGTACGGAGTCGCTGGGTGGCAGCCTTGTTTATGAGGTCTGGGGTGAGGGCATGATTCGAGAAATGCGTcctgaggaggagttgaAGAAAACGGTCGACTCTTGGCCTCGAAATGCACAAAACTGCATCAAGGTAGTCGATAAGAGCCTCACTCCCCGTCTTCCAGCGAGCCAGGGACCTGTGGAGACCGAAGTCATGTCCAAGGTTCAGTATTATCGAGATCTGAGCTCCTGGAAGTccgtctacttgtacatgtctGCCAACCTGGGTCTGATTCTGTCCAAGAAAGAGTCTGATGCCAAATTGGGATACATGGAGAGCGCCAAGAACTACAATAAAGAGGGCCAGACTAGCAGCAGCGTTCCCAACCTGAAATTCAAGCACAAAGACGCCCGAATCATCGGCCTCAGCAACTTCAAGATCTACCATTACActgagaacaagaagaagtctgTCAAGCCTCCAAAACAGTTCACTCTGGTTCTCAAGAGTCTGCAGAACCTCGAGTTCTTTGAAAACCGACTCGATTCCATCTTTGTCATTTCTACTAACGACGTCAGCCTCGTGCATTCCATTATCAGAATTGTCAATATCGCCTCCAGACCTGTCAACCCAATCATGCCCAGAGAAGACGAGCCTTTGTCGCATCTGCAAAACCGTCTGGCTCCACGAATGGCTGcaccaaacacaatgtTCAACAAGAATTCGCTGTTGGACAATGCACGGCTGAAGAGCACACGTTCGAACACCCGGTCGCCGACCATGTCACCAAATCTCTCCCCCAACATTTCGCCTCAACAGAGCCCATGGGATGAACGCACATTTAACAGCGGTGGCTTGTTGTCTGAACAGAAGTTCCCTCGCGAGAAGATCTTCAAGCAAACCAACCATATTAACcctctggccaaggacaaggataTCATCAAGCAGGACAGTCTGTTGGGTCGGGCCATGACCATGAAGAGAGTCTAA